CATCCGACCCGGTCGGCCATCTTCTCTGCCGTCTCGTCGCGGCGGAAAAACTCGACAAACCCATGTTCGGGCAGCACCAGGTAGGAGAAGGTCGAATGATCGACCAGGTAGTACTCGTCGCTCTTGTCCTGTGCCCGGTAATAGGTCTTGTAGGCCTGACTTGCCGCCTTGACCTGTTCGGGCGAACCGGTCAGGCCGATCATCCGCTCGTGCAGGTTTGCGGCAAAATCGCCGACCACCTCGGGCGTGTCGCGGTCGGCGTCGATCGAGATGAAGACCGGCGTCACCATCTGGCCCCGACCTTCCAGGATATCCACCGCCTCGGCATTGCGCGAGGTATCCAGCGGGCAGACATCGGGGCAGAAGGTATAGCCGAAATAGAGCAGCGAGGGCTCTGTGATCACATCCTTGTCGGTGACGGTCTCGCCCTTGGCATTGACCAGTTCGAACGGGCCGCCGATGGTCTCGGCCCCGCCGGCGATCTGCCCGGCGCGGCACTGGGCGAACCGGTCATTCCCATCGCCGCCCCGGGTTGCGATCCAGGTGGCACCCAATGCGGTGGCAGCGACCACCGCGGCGAGAAAGGCATAGAGTCTGGTCATTTTCGGCCTCGAAGTCAGAGATGTTGATCGTCTCGGCCCGGACACCTATCAAGATAGCCAGCCGTTGCAACTGGACATAGGCGCGCGATGCCAGACTCCAACATGAACCTCGTGCTCGGACAAGAGCGCAGCAGCTGGATCCGTCTGCGCACGATGATCCTGCTCAGATGGGTGGCCATCGCCGGACAGGTCGCTGCGATCCTGGTCGCACAGCACAGCTATCACCTGCAACTGAACCTTGGCCTGTGCTACCTGGCCATCGGCATTTCGGCCGTCGGCAACCTGCTGGCGATCTTTCTTTTCCCTGAAAACAAACGCTTGGGAGAGTTCGAGAACTTTCTCATGGTGCTGTTCGACCTGTTGCAGCTGGGGTTCCTGCTGTATCTGACAGGCGGGTTGCACAACCCTTTCGCGCTGCTTCTGGTCGGGCCGGTGATCATTTCGGCCAATGTGATGGGCCTGCGCTCGACCCTGTTCATCGGGACCACGGCCATTGTTCTGGTTACGCTGCTGGGCCTTTATCACGTTCCGTTGAGAACCGAGATGGGCTTTATCCTGCGCATTCCGGATGTGTTCGTCTTTGGTCATTGGACCGCGATCATCATCGCGATCGTCTTTCTGGGCGCCTATTCCTATCGCATCAGCTCCGAGGTGCAGTCCATGTCCGAGGCGCTGGCCGCGACCCAGATGGCCCTCTCGCGCGAACAGAAGCTGACCGATCTGGGCGGCGTTGTCGCCGCCGCCGCGCATGAGCTGGGCACGCCGCTGGCCACGATCAAACTGGCCAGTTCCGAGCTGGTCGAAGAACTGGATGACCGCCCCGACCTGCGCGAGGACGCGGCGTTGATCCGCCAGCAGGCGGATCGCTGCCGCGATATTCTGCGCAACATGGGGCGCGCGGGCAAGGACGACCTGCATCTGCGCCAGGCGCCGCTGTCCACCGTCATCCACGAGGCAGCCGAACCGCATATGCATCGCGGCAAGACCGTGCATTTCGACGAAGGGCCGGGGGCGGGCGGAGATCTGCAACAGCCCTCGATCCTGCGCAAACCCGAGGTCATCCACGGGTTGCGCAATCTGATCCAGAATGCGGTCGATTTCGCCCGCGCCAATGTCTGGGTCGAGGCGGAATGGACCGCCGAGACGATCATCGTGTCGATCATGGATGACGGGCGCGGCTATCCCGGCCACATGATCGGACGCATCGGCGACCCGTTCGTGCGTCGCCGCCGCGCCGAAATCGACCGCCGCGCCCGCCCGGAATACGAGGGCATGGGCCTGGGCCTGTTCATTGCCAAGACCCTGCTCGAGCGCAGCGGCGCCGAGCTGAGCTTTGCCAATGGCTCGGACCCCTACCAGACCCTCACCAAACAGGCCGAACGCCGCGGGGCGATCGTTCAGGTGGTGTGGCCCCGGGCGCAGATCGACGCGCAGACCGGCGAGAATTCAATCCCGCTAGGGTTGAACGAACAGTTTCAAGTTTAGTTAAACTTGTGTTAACCTCTCCCCGACAGGATCGGTCCATCCGGACGATGCAAGGCGGGACAGGCAAATGGTGGAATGGTTGGCTCTGGCGGCGATAAGCCTGCTTTCCGCAGGTCTGTCGGCGCGATTTCTGCTTGCATCGACGCAGCGCCGCAAGGCTGTTCCGCATGTTCTCGAACCCGGCGGCGGGCAGGGGCATGTCTTTCTCTTCGATGGGGCCGACTTGATCGGCGCCTCGCATGGTGGGGCCGACAAGGATATCCACGATTGGCACGGGCTGCGCGAAAGGCTGGCCGAGGATTTCCCCGGCTTTCCCTCGGACCCCGATCATGTGGAGCAAAGGGGGCAGATCGTAGTCACCCCGATCGACGGGCGCAACGACCGAGACGTGTTCTGCGAATGGGTCGATGGTATCGTCAGGGTCGAACTGCGCCGCCATTGCGCCGCGCTGGACGGAGTCCGGCGCATTCCCGACACCGACCCTTTGCGTCTGGCGATGGATCAGGCGCCCTATCCGGTCTGGTATCTGGACGGCGATGGCGGCATCCGATGGTGCAATGCCGCCTATGTGATGCTGGCGCGCAAGGTACGCGGTCGCAATCCGGAACTGTTCGACCCCCTGTTCCCGGATACCTCGGATATCGGGTCCCCGGGCAAGAAGACCCGGATATCCATCACCATCGGCGAAACCCGGACGAAACTGTGGTTTGACGTGGTGATCGTCCCCCAGGATACGGGATGCCTGTGCTACGCGATGGATATCAACGCGGTTGTGGACGCCGAAATCGCCCAGCGCAATTTTGTGCAGACCCTGGCCAAGACCTTTGCCCAGCTGTCCATCGGTCTGGCGATCTTTGACCGCAACCGGCAACTGGCGCTGTTCAACCCCGCCCTGATCGACCTGACCTGCCTGCCGGCCGATTTCCTCAGCAGCCGACCCGAAGTGTCGAGCTTTTTCGACCGGCTGCGCAATCTCAACATGATGCCGGAACCCAAGAATTATGGCGGCTGGCGCCAGCAGATGAACGACCTGCTGCAAGCGGCGTCGAAAGGCAACTATCAGGAGACCTGGTCGCTGCCCTCGGGCTCGGTCTATTCGGTCAGCGGGCGGCCGCATCCCGACGGGGCGGTGGCCTTTCTGTTCGAGGATATCACCGCCGAGATCACCCTGACCCGCCGGTTTCGCTCCGAGCTGGAACTGGGTCAGGCGGTGCTTGACCATCTGGATGCGGCGATTGCGGTGTTTGCCTCGGACGGGTCGCTGGCCTTCTCCAACGCGGCCTATCACCAGCTGTGGAAATCTGACCCCGAGCGCAGCTTTGCGCAGGTGACAATCCTGGATGCGACCCGAACCTGGCAGGACCTGTGCACCGCCACCCCGGTCTGGGGCGAGATCCGCGACTTTGTCGACAGCCGCGAGAACCGGGTCGAGTGGGAAGGTCAGGTGCAGCTGCGCAGCGGCGCCAATCTCACCTGCACCGTCAGTCCGATTCAGAACGGCTCGACCCTGATCTCTTTCACCACCCTGATCGACGACCTCGCGCGCAGCCCCGCCCAGGCTGAGGGGTGATACCGTCTTGCAGCCGGATTGCGCCGCGGTCATTGTGGCGCCATGACCGCTTCGCCCCTGATCCTGCACCTTGATAACCCCGATGAAACCGCCCATCTGGCCGTGCGTCTGGGTGCCGCTTTGGCACCGGGCGACTGCCTGTTGCTGTCCGGTGAGATCGGCAGCGGCAAGACCCATTTCGCCCGCCATCTGATCCAGTCGCTGCTGCCCGTGGCCGAGGATATCCCCTCGCCCACCTTTACGCTGGTACAGGTCTATGACAGCGCAAGGGGCGAGATCTGGCATAGCGATCTATACCGGCTGACCGGGCTGGACGAGATCGAGGAACTGGGCCTGAGCGAGGCCTTTTCCGACGCGATCACATTGGTCGAATGGCCCGACCGGCTGGGCCCGCTGACGCCGGATCACGCCCTGCATCTGTCTTTCGAAACCGATCCGGCGGATGAGCTGAAACGCCGCCTGACCCTGTCCTGGAGCGATCCCAAATGGGATCCGCGCATCGAGGCGCTGAAATGAGTGACCGCAGCGCGCTTGCCACTGCCTTCCTCGCCGGCACCAGCTGGGCCACTGCCACGCGCGCGCCGCTGGCCGGCGATGCATCGGCCCGCCGCTACGAGCGGCTGACCAACCCCGAAACCGGCCAGACCGCCGTGCTGATGGACGCCCCGCCCGAGCAGGGCGAAACGGTGCACCGATTTGTCGAACTGGCGCGGCATCTGCGCGCCCAGGGCCTCAGCGCGCCCGAGATCCTGGCCGAGGATCCGGCGCAGGGTTTCTTGCTGATCGAGGATCTGGGCGACGATCTGTTTACCCGCGTCATCGCCCGCGACCCGACGCTGGAGGCTCCGCTTTACGAAGCCGCGACCGATCTGCTGGTGGCGCTGCGCGACATGCCTCTGATGGCCGGGCTTGACAGCTATGGCCCGGCTTTGCTGGCCGAAAAGACCGATATCGCCTTCGATCATTACGTGAGCGGGATCACCGGTGACGACGTGAGCGAAACGCGGGACCGCTTCATCGACCGGTTCGGCGACCTGCTGCACCAGACCGTGCAGGGGCCAAAGGTGCTGATCCTGCGGGATTATCACGCTGAAAACCTGATCTGGCTGCCCGATCGCAGCGATCTTGCCCGGGTCGGGCTACTCGATTTTCAGGACGCGGTCGTTGGGCATCCGGCCTATGATCTGGTCAGCCTGTTGCAGGACATCCGCCGCGATGTGCCCGCCCGGATCGAGATGCCGATGATCGCCCGATTCATCGAGGCGACCGGGGCCGACGACCACGAGTTCCGCACCGCCTATGCGGTGCTGGGCGTGCAGCGGAACCTGCGGATCCTGGGTGTATTCGCCCGGTTGTCGCGCGACCTGGGCAAGACCCGGTATCTGGCGCTGATGGCGGCGGTCTGGCGCCATGTGATGCGCGATCTGGAGCATCCTGCAATGGCGGGTATCGCCGACCTGCTGCGCGAAACGCTGCCACCGCCCTCTTCCGAAAATCTGGCCCGACTGCACCCGAGATGACCTCATCCGACCTGCCCGTAATGCTGTTTGCCGCCGGCTTCGGCACCCGCATGGGCGACCTGACCCGTACCCGCCCGAAACCCCTGATCGAGGTGGCGGGCCGCCCGCTGGTCGATCACACGCTAGATCTGGCCCGCGCCGTATCGCCGCCCCGGATCGTGGCCAACCTGCATTACCTCGCTCCGTTGCTGGCGGCGCATCTGGCGCCGCAAGGCGTGCTCTTGTCCCACGAGCAGCCCGACATCCTTGATACCGGCGGCGGGCTGCGGCAGGCCTTGCCGCTGCTTGCGGCCGAGACCGTGTTTACCGCCAATTCCGATGCGATCTGGTCGGGGCCGAACCCCTTTGCCCTGCTGGCCGAAGCCTGGGAGCCGGCGCGTATGGACGCGCTGTTGATGTGCGTTCCGGTGGGACAGGCCATCGGCCATGCCGGGCATGGCGATTTCAGCCGTGATGCACAGGGGCGGATCGAACGCGGCCCCGGGTTGATCTATGGCGGGGTGCAGATCGTCAAGACCGGCGGTTTGGGCGATTTTGACATGCCTGCCTTTTCGCTGAACCTTCTCTGGAACAGGATCGGGGCGGCGGGGCGGCTGTTTGCGCTCGAATATCCCGGACGCTGGTGCGATGTGGGCCATCCCGGCGGAATTGCCCTGGCCGAGGAGATGCTGCGCGATGTTTGACCCCTGCCCGCACCCCCGTGTCTTTGCCCTGCCACCCGGTGTCGATTTTCCGCGGGCGCTGGTACAAGGGCTGCGCCAGCGCGCTGCCGGGCAGGCGCCGCATGTGCTGGCGCGGGCGCAGGTGGTGGTCAACACCCACCGGATGGAGCGGCGCATCCGCGCGCTGTTCGATGCCGGGCCGGCAACGCTGTTGCCGCGGGTGTCGCTGGTCACCGATCTGACAGCGCTGGGCGCGGTCACCCATCTGCCGCCCGCCATACCGCCGCTGCGGCGGCGGCTGGAACTGGTGCAGCTGATCACGCGCCTCTTGGACCAGCAACCCGACCTGGCGGCGCGCGCCTCGATCTTCGATCTCTCCGACAGCCTTGCCGCGCTGATCGACGAGATGCAGGGCGAGGGAGTCTCCCCCGCCATCATTCGCGCACTGGATGTCAGCGACCAGTCGGGGCACTGGGCGCGCGCGCAGCAATTCATCGCCATCGCCGAGCACTATTTGCGCAGCGGTGACGACGAACTGGACGTGCAGGCCCGGCAAAGGCGCGTGGTCGAGGCGCTGATCGCCGAATGGGCACTGCGCCCGCCCGAGCATCCGGTGATCCTGGCCGGCTCGACCGGATCGCGCGGCACAACCATGCTGCTGATGGAGGCGGTTGCCCGCCTGCCGCAGGGCGCCGTGGTGCTTCCGGGCTATGACTTTGACCAACCGGAGCGGGTCTGGGACGGGCTCGAGGACGCGCTGACCGCCGAGGATCATCCCCAGTTCCGCTTTGCCCGGCTGATGGCGCGGCTGAACCTGACGCCGGATCAGATCGCGCCCTGGTCGGATGACGTGGCCCCCTGCCCGGCCCGCAACCGGCTGGTGTCGCTGGCGCTTCGCCCCGCACCGGTGACCGACGCCTGGATGAGCGAGGGACCGCAGCTAGAGGGCATCGACACCGCCACCCGCGACATCACCCTGATTGAGGCGGCCAGCCCCCGGGACGAGGCGCTGGCCATCGCCCTGC
The window above is part of the Ruegeria pomeroyi DSS-3 genome. Proteins encoded here:
- a CDS encoding SCO family protein, encoding MTRLYAFLAAVVAATALGATWIATRGGDGNDRFAQCRAGQIAGGAETIGGPFELVNAKGETVTDKDVITEPSLLYFGYTFCPDVCPLDTSRNAEAVDILEGRGQMVTPVFISIDADRDTPEVVGDFAANLHERMIGLTGSPEQVKAASQAYKTYYRAQDKSDEYYLVDHSTFSYLVLPEHGFVEFFRRDETAEKMADRVGCFLDAM
- a CDS encoding PAS-domain containing protein; this encodes MVEWLALAAISLLSAGLSARFLLASTQRRKAVPHVLEPGGGQGHVFLFDGADLIGASHGGADKDIHDWHGLRERLAEDFPGFPSDPDHVEQRGQIVVTPIDGRNDRDVFCEWVDGIVRVELRRHCAALDGVRRIPDTDPLRLAMDQAPYPVWYLDGDGGIRWCNAAYVMLARKVRGRNPELFDPLFPDTSDIGSPGKKTRISITIGETRTKLWFDVVIVPQDTGCLCYAMDINAVVDAEIAQRNFVQTLAKTFAQLSIGLAIFDRNRQLALFNPALIDLTCLPADFLSSRPEVSSFFDRLRNLNMMPEPKNYGGWRQQMNDLLQAASKGNYQETWSLPSGSVYSVSGRPHPDGAVAFLFEDITAEITLTRRFRSELELGQAVLDHLDAAIAVFASDGSLAFSNAAYHQLWKSDPERSFAQVTILDATRTWQDLCTATPVWGEIRDFVDSRENRVEWEGQVQLRSGANLTCTVSPIQNGSTLISFTTLIDDLARSPAQAEG
- a CDS encoding nucleotidyltransferase family protein: MTSSDLPVMLFAAGFGTRMGDLTRTRPKPLIEVAGRPLVDHTLDLARAVSPPRIVANLHYLAPLLAAHLAPQGVLLSHEQPDILDTGGGLRQALPLLAAETVFTANSDAIWSGPNPFALLAEAWEPARMDALLMCVPVGQAIGHAGHGDFSRDAQGRIERGPGLIYGGVQIVKTGGLGDFDMPAFSLNLLWNRIGAAGRLFALEYPGRWCDVGHPGGIALAEEMLRDV
- a CDS encoding aminoglycoside phosphotransferase family protein, which encodes MSDRSALATAFLAGTSWATATRAPLAGDASARRYERLTNPETGQTAVLMDAPPEQGETVHRFVELARHLRAQGLSAPEILAEDPAQGFLLIEDLGDDLFTRVIARDPTLEAPLYEAATDLLVALRDMPLMAGLDSYGPALLAEKTDIAFDHYVSGITGDDVSETRDRFIDRFGDLLHQTVQGPKVLILRDYHAENLIWLPDRSDLARVGLLDFQDAVVGHPAYDLVSLLQDIRRDVPARIEMPMIARFIEATGADDHEFRTAYAVLGVQRNLRILGVFARLSRDLGKTRYLALMAAVWRHVMRDLEHPAMAGIADLLRETLPPPSSENLARLHPR
- the regB gene encoding sensor histidine kinase RegB, which gives rise to MPDSNMNLVLGQERSSWIRLRTMILLRWVAIAGQVAAILVAQHSYHLQLNLGLCYLAIGISAVGNLLAIFLFPENKRLGEFENFLMVLFDLLQLGFLLYLTGGLHNPFALLLVGPVIISANVMGLRSTLFIGTTAIVLVTLLGLYHVPLRTEMGFILRIPDVFVFGHWTAIIIAIVFLGAYSYRISSEVQSMSEALAATQMALSREQKLTDLGGVVAAAAHELGTPLATIKLASSELVEELDDRPDLREDAALIRQQADRCRDILRNMGRAGKDDLHLRQAPLSTVIHEAAEPHMHRGKTVHFDEGPGAGGDLQQPSILRKPEVIHGLRNLIQNAVDFARANVWVEAEWTAETIIVSIMDDGRGYPGHMIGRIGDPFVRRRRAEIDRRARPEYEGMGLGLFIAKTLLERSGAELSFANGSDPYQTLTKQAERRGAIVQVVWPRAQIDAQTGENSIPLGLNEQFQV
- the tsaE gene encoding tRNA (adenosine(37)-N6)-threonylcarbamoyltransferase complex ATPase subunit type 1 TsaE is translated as MTASPLILHLDNPDETAHLAVRLGAALAPGDCLLLSGEIGSGKTHFARHLIQSLLPVAEDIPSPTFTLVQVYDSARGEIWHSDLYRLTGLDEIEELGLSEAFSDAITLVEWPDRLGPLTPDHALHLSFETDPADELKRRLTLSWSDPKWDPRIEALK